GTCCGCGGCTCGCCTTCGGTCGCGCTCGGCGCGATCGTCGAGGAGCTGAAGCACCTCCCCCTGCTCATCCGCCTGATCCGCGCGGTCGATCGCGTCGCGATCGTCGCCGATGCGGAGTGGGTGCGCACCGCCAGCCGGATCGAGGGCGCGCTGATCCCCGGCGTCCATTACGAGGTGTACGAGCGCAAGGACGAAGCCCATGCCCGCGCCTGGCTGCTCCGCGAGACCGACCGGCCGCGGCCCTCCTAGAAGAGTTGGTTCACGCGAAGGCGCGGAGGCGCGAAGAAGGTTTTTCGCGCAGAGACGCAGAGATGATGCGCCCGCCGCGCTAGCGGCTCTCAACCCGGGTCGGCGCGACAAACATCTATGTCGAGGATGAGCTGGCGCTTCGCGCGGCAGAACGCCCTCTCTGCGTCTCCGCGTCTCCGCGCGAACCAACTTCCTTCTTCTTTGCGCCCCCGCGCCTTCGCGTGAACCAATCTCATCCACGCCCGGAAAGGAACACACCAGGAACAAAAACAACTTTCCTACACGCCCGCCATATGCCCATAGACTGGCGGATGAACGACTCACGCACCCCGCCCGCCGCGTCAGACGAGGCCGATATCCTCGCCTTCACGCCCGTCCCCACGTCCAAACGCTATGACGGCTGGACCCCGCGCCGCCAGCGTGACTTCATCGATGCGCTCGCCGTGATGGGCGTGGTCCGCCGCGCCGCCCGCGCCGTCGGCATGAGCCGCCAGTCCGCCTACAACCTGCGCGAGCGTCCCGGCGCGGAGAGCTTCGCCGCCGCCTGGGACAATGCCCTGTCGCTGAGCTACGACCGCACCTTCGCGATGGCGATGGACCGCGCGATCAACGGCATCACCATTCCGCGCTACTACAAGGGGCGGCAAGTCGGCACGATCACCCGCCCCGACCTGCGCCTCGCCATGGCCGTCCTCGCCGAGCGCCCGGCGGCGCCATCCAAGGCACCGCCCCCGACAAAGCCGACCAAGTTGACAGGATGAGGCGCGTCACGCGCAACTTGGTCAACTTGTGCGGGCGCCCGGTGCCTCGCCCGTCGCCACCTCGACCCAGCCGAACTTGCGCTCCCGATACACCTCCGCCCACGGCGCCGGGAACGCGTCGGGATCGGCAAAGGCCCCGATCGGCACCGCGACCACATCGGGGATCTCGCGCTGGACATAGGCGACCGTCGATCCGCATCCGGGGCAAAAGCGATAGTCGATCGCCGCCCCGCTATCCCCGGTCCGCGCCCACACCCGCGTCTCCCCGGTCACCGTCACCCGCTCCGCTGGAAACCGCACCTGCGCAGCGAAGGCGCTGCCCGTGCGCTGCTGGCAGGCGAGGCAATGGCAGACCGAGATGCGCACGGGCTCGCCCTCGCACGCAACGCGCACTGCGCCGCAGCGGCAGCTCGCCTCACGCATGTTGGTCACAGCCCCGCCGCCGCCTCGATGATCGGCACGAACTTCTCCGCGGTCAGGCTCGCCCCGCCGACCAGCGCGCCGTCCACGTCCGCGCAGCCGAGCAGCGAAGCCGCATTGGCCCCGTTCACCGACCCGCCATACAGCACCCGCATCGCCGCCGCGGTCTCGCCGCCGAGCAGTTCGGCCAGCTTCGCCCGGATCGCCCCGTGCATCGCCGCGACATCGGCCGCGGTCGGCGTCCGTCCCGTGCCGATCGCCCAGACCGGCTCATAGGAGATCGCAAGCCAGTCCGCCGCCGCGCCGTCCGGCAACGATCCGGTGAGCTGCGCGGTCACCACCGCCTCGGCCTGCCCCGCGTCGCGCTGCTCCAGCGTCTCGCCGACGCACAGGATCGCGTTGAGGCCATGCCGGTGCGCCGCCTCGGCCTTGCCCTTGACGTCGGCATCGGTTTCGCCCTGGTCGGCGCGCCGCTCGCTATGCCCGACGATGGTCAGCGCAGCGCCCGCCTCGGCCAGCATCGCGGCGGAGATGCAGCCGGTATGCGCGCCCTGGTCCGCCGCGTGGCAATCCTGCCCCCCGACCGGCATGCGGCCCGCGACCTCGACCGCCGAAGCGATCAGCGTCGCCGGCACGCACAGCGCGACATCCACCCCGGGGTTTGCCACCGCGGCGCGTGCGATCGCCGCCACTTCGGGCAGCGCGGCCTTGAGGCCGTGCATCTTCCAGTTCCCCACCACCAGCTTGCGCCGCATCCCCTGCTCCCTGCTGTCCACTATTGGACAAGGCCGATACGCAGCCCCTGCACGCTGCACAAGCTTGATGGCAGCGCATTGGGACCCTAAAGCACCGTTCCATCTTTCCCATCGAACGGGTCTTCATGCTCACCTTCCTCCGCCGCGTCCTCTTCTCGACCGCCGGCAAGATCATCGCCCTGGCGCTGCTCGTCATCATCGCCGTCGCCTTCGCGCTCGGCGACATCACCAATCTCGGTGGAGGCGGCGGCCCGACCGGCGGGGCGCTGGTCCAAGTCGGCAACCGCAAGGTGACCGAGGCGGAGCTGCAGCAGCGGCTCAAGAACGCGCTGGAGCGCGCGCGCCAGCAGCAGCCGACGCTCGACATGGGACAGTTCGTCGCGATGGGCGGGTTCGACCAGGTGCTCGACGATATCATCAGCCGCCTCGCGCTCGAACAATATGCCACCGAGCATGGCATGGCGGTGTCGAAGGCCGCGGTCGACGGCGAGATCGCCAGCAGCCCGGCCTTCGCCGATCCGATCACCGGCCAGTTCAACCAGAAGGCGTTCGATCAGCTGCTCGCCCGCCAGGGCGTCACCGCCGATCAGGTCCGCGCCGATATCCGCCAGGGCACGCTCGCCCAGTGGGTCGCCGCCCCCGCGCTCGGCGCCGGCTATGTGCCGTCGGAACTGGTGATGCCCTATGCCTCGCTCCTGCTCGAGCGGCGCAAGGGCTCGGTCGGCTATGTCCCGATCACCGCGATCGACAAGGGCGCCGCGCCGACCGACGCCGAGCTCACCGGCTTCTACAACCGCCACCGCGCCCGCTACACGCTGCCCGAGCGCCGCGTGATCCGCTACGCCGTGGTCCGCCCCGAGCAGTTCGCCGGGAGCGCCAAGGCGACCGAGGTCGAGATCGCCGCCGCCTACAAGCAGGACGCGGCGAAATACGCCGCCTCGACCAAGCGCACGCTAGCGCAGCTGATCGTCGCCGATCAGAACGCCGCCAACGCGCTCGCCGCGAAGATCAAGGGTGGCGCGACGCTCGCCGCCGCGGCGGCTGGCGCAGGGCTCCAGCCCTCGACCATCGACAATGCCGAGAAGGAGAGCTTCGCCCGCGCGAGCAGCCCGCAGATCGCCGACGCCGCCTTCGCCGCGGCGCCGGGTGGGGTGGTCGGCCCGCTGCGCTCGCCGCTCGGCTGGCACATCGTCCGCGTCGAGAAGATCGAGCAGATCGCGGGCAAGTCGCTCGATCAGGTCCGCGGCGAGATCGCGGCCGAGATCACCAAGCGCAAGGAGGCCGAGGCGCTCGCCAATCTGCGCAGCCAGATCGACAGCGCGATCGCGGGCAACGCCACCTTCGACGAGGCGGTCGCCGACGCCAAGCTCAAGGCCGAGACCAGCCCGCCGCTGTTTGGCGACGGCCGTGTCGATCAGAACAATCAGGGCGCCGAGCCGACGCCGCCCGATCCGGTGCTGGCGCAGGTCGCACAGGGCGGGTTCGCGATGGAGACGAGCGACGATCCCCAGCTCGTGCCCGTCGGTCAGGACGGCAGCTTCGCGCTGATCAAGACCGAGCGCGTGGTCGCCGCCGCGCCGCGTCCGCTCGCACAGATCCGCGAGTTGGTCGCCGCCGACTTCATCCGCGACCGCCAGCTCCAGGCCGCGCGCAAGGCCGCCGTCGCCATCCTCGCCGACGTCAACAAGGGCACGCCGATCACCGACGCGATGAAGAAGACCGGCCTCGCGCTCCCGCCGCTTCAGCCGCTCGACGCGGTGCGCGGCCAGCTCTCGCAGGCCAGGATGCAGATCCCGCCGCCGGTGCAGCTGATGTTCAGCATCGCAGCGAAGAAGGCCAAGATGACCGAAGCGCCCAATGGCGGTGGTTACTGGGTGGTGTGGCTCGACGAGATCCAGCCGGGCAATGCCCGCGGCAACCAGGGGCTGGTCGCGCAGACCCGCAGCGGCCTGTCGCAGATGATCGGCTCCGAATATCTTGAGCAGTTCGTCGCCGCGGCGCGCAAGTCGGTCAACGTCAAGCGCGACGAGGCGGCGATCGCGCGATTGAAGGCGCAGCTCGGCGGCCAGTCGACCGGCGGCAACTGATCGCGATGGCGCCGGGAGTAGAGGGCCTCGATGCCGCACGCGCGGCGCTTGCCGAGGGCCGTCCGGCGCTGGTCTGGCGGCGGCAGCTCGCCGACACCGACACGCCGGTGGCGGCGGCGCTCAAGCTGATCGAGCCCGGCCGCGGCGATTTCCTGCTGGAGTCGGTCGAGGGCGGCGCAGTGCGCGGCCGCCACAGCCTGATCGGCCTCGCCCCCGACCTCGTCTTCCGCGCGCAGGGCGAGGCGGCGGAGATCAACGCGAACTGGCTCACCGACCGCGCGGTCTTCGCTCCGGCGGCCCAGCCGACGCTCGACGCCTTCCGCGCGCTCGTCCAGAGCTGCCGCATGGAGGTCCCGGCCGAGCTCCCTCGTGCGCTCGCCTGCCTCGTCGGCTATTTCGGTTACGAGACGATCGGGCTGGTCGAGAGGCTGCCGCGCGCCGCCAACGACGCGCTCGGCCTGCCCGACATGATCTTCGTGCGGCCGACGGTGATCCTGATCTTCGACCGGCTGGCGGATTCGCTGTTCCTCGTCGCTCCGGTCTGGCCCGATGCGGCGCGCGATGCCGAGACGCTGCTGGCGACCGCCGCCGAGCGCCTCGACGCCACCGCAGCGCGCCTCGCATCCGCGCCATTGCCTCCCAAGGCAGCCGCCGATGCCGCGGAGGTCGCCGCGCAGCCGACGATCCCCGCCCTCGACTATGCCGCGATGGTGGCACGCGCGAAGGACTATATCGCCGCCGGCGACATCTTTCAGGTCGTGCTCGCCCAACGCTTCACCGCACCCTTCGCGCTGCCGCCGATCGAGCTCTACCGCGCGCTGCGCCGGGTGAACCCCTCGCCCTTCCTCTATTTCCTCGACCTGCCCGGCTTCGCGCTCACCGGATCGAGCCCGGAGATCCTGGTCCGCGTCCGCGACGGCGACGTCACCATCCGCCCGATCGCCGGCACCCGACCGCGCGGCAAGACCCCGGCCGAGGACGAGGCCAACCGCTTGAGCCTGCTCGCCGATCCCAAGGAACGTGCCGAGCATCTGATGCTGCTCGATCTCGGCCGCAACGACACCGGCCGCGTCGCCGAGGCGGGCACGGTCAAGGTCACCGACAGCTACACCGTCGAATTCTATAGCCACGTGATGCACATCGTCTCGAACGTGGTGGGCAGGCTGCGTCCCGACGCCGATGCGCTCGACGCGCTGTTCGCCGGGTTTCCCGCGGGCACCGTCAGCGGCGCGCCCAAGGTGCGGGCATGCGAGATCATCGCCGAGCTCGAGCGCGACCAGCGCGGTCCCTATGCCGGCGGCGTCGGCTATTTCTCGCCCGACGGGTCGATGGACAGCTGCATCGTCCTGCGCACCGCGATTGTGAAGGACGGCACGATGCACGTCACCGCGGGCGCGGGCATCGTCGCCGACAGCGATCCAGCCTATGAGCAGCGCGAATGCGAGGCCAAGGCCGGCGCGCTGTTCGCCGCCGCGCGCGAAGCGATCGCGCGCGCGGCAGAACCCGGCTTCGGCCAGTAAAGCCTAGTCCTCGCCGCCCGGGATCGCCGCTTCCGCGGCCTTCTGCTCGGCGCGTTCGGCGCGCCATTGCTGAAGCATCTGGATCGTGCAGCCGGTGTGACCGAAGCTGCCGATCGGCGAACAGCTGCCGGGCAGCGTCACGCGGTTCACCTCGTCGACCAGCTCGGCGCGCCGCGTCCAGCTCACGCTGTCCGGCGAAAACTTGCTCTTCCGCAGCTTCTTGGGGATGCGATAGGGCGACTCCCCGACCTTCGAGCAGATGACGACCTCGTCCTCGCTCTCCGCCTTGGGGCACTGATCGTCGCCATAGAGCAGCACGCTGCGCACGCGCTGCGGCGGCGCGTTCCCGTCTTCCGCTTCCTGCGCCAGCACGGGGGTCGCGACGACCAGTGTCGCCAGCAGCATCATCCGGATCATCACGCAACTCCCGTACAAGCAAGACGCCCGATATAGGTATCGCACGGGGCCGCATTAAGGCGGGCTGAACCGTTACGGCCACGCAATTCGTGATTTACCCCATGAGGGTGAATTTAGCGCTTGCCTCGATTTACCCGGCAGGGGTAAGGGCACCGCTATGACGACTTTAGCCGGTTCCAAAATCCGCCGCTTCCGCGAGGAACGCTCCCTTTCCCGCGCCGCCTTCGGCGCCTGGTTCGATACGCCCGGCTCGACCGTCCAGGGCTGGGAGGAGGACGGCAAGCGCGCCTCCCCCGCGGTGCTCAACCAGATCGCGGCCAACGGCATCGCGCATCATCAGGACTGGTACGTCCATGTCCGCAACCTGGAGCAGGACATGGGATGGAGCCCTGACAGCTGGAAGAACGCCGAAGCGCGCCAGCTCCCGATTTACCCCGATGCCGCCGCACTCGACGCCGCGACCACGCAGCTGTCCAGCTTCCCGCCGCTCGTCTTCGCCGGCGAGGCGCGCGCGCTGACGCAGGAGCTGGCCAAGGTTGCGCGCGGTGAGGCCTTCCTGCTGCAAGGCGGCGACTGCGCCGAGAGCTTCGCCGAGTTCCACCCCAACAACATCCGCGACACGTTCCGCGTCATCCTGCAGATGGCGGTGGTGCTCACCTTCGCCTCGAAGCTGCCGACGGTGAAGCTCGGCCGCATGGCCGGCCAGTTCGCCAAGCCGCGCTCGGCCGATACCGAGACGATCGATGGCGTCACCCTGCCGAGCTACCGCGGCGACAACGTCAACGACATCGCCTTCACCCCCGAGGCACGAATCCCCGATCCGCAGCGGATGATCCAGGGCTACAGCCAGTCCGCCGCGACGCTCAACCTGCTGCGCGCCTTCGCCAGCGGCGGTTATGCCAATCTGCACCAGGTCCACAAATGGACGCTCGACTTCATGGGCAAGAGCCCATGGAGCGCCAAGTTCGCCGACGTCGCCGACCGCATCGGCGAGGCGCTGGACTTCATGCAGGCCTGCGGCATCGACGCCGACAGCGTCCCCCAGCTCAAGGGCACCGATTTCTACACCAGCCACGAGGCGCTGCTGCTCCCCTATGAGCAGGCGCTGACCCGGCAGGATTCGCTCACCGGCGACTGGTACGACACCAGCGCGCACTTCCTGTGGATCGGCGACCGCACGCGGTTCGACGGCTCGGCGCATGTCGAGTTCCTGCGCGGTATCGGCAATCCGATCGGCATGAAATGCGGCCCGAGCCTCGAGCCCGACGCGCTCATCCGCCTGCTCGACACGCTCAACCCGGCGCGCACGCCGGGCCGCATCACGCTCATCACCCGCTACGGTCACGACAAGATCGAGGACGGACTCCCCAAGCTGGTCCGCGCGGTGAAGCGCGAGGGACATCCGGTGGTGTGG
This is a stretch of genomic DNA from Sphingomonas sp. BT-65. It encodes these proteins:
- a CDS encoding peptidylprolyl isomerase, translating into MLTFLRRVLFSTAGKIIALALLVIIAVAFALGDITNLGGGGGPTGGALVQVGNRKVTEAELQQRLKNALERARQQQPTLDMGQFVAMGGFDQVLDDIISRLALEQYATEHGMAVSKAAVDGEIASSPAFADPITGQFNQKAFDQLLARQGVTADQVRADIRQGTLAQWVAAPALGAGYVPSELVMPYASLLLERRKGSVGYVPITAIDKGAAPTDAELTGFYNRHRARYTLPERRVIRYAVVRPEQFAGSAKATEVEIAAAYKQDAAKYAASTKRTLAQLIVADQNAANALAAKIKGGATLAAAAAGAGLQPSTIDNAEKESFARASSPQIADAAFAAAPGGVVGPLRSPLGWHIVRVEKIEQIAGKSLDQVRGEIAAEITKRKEAEALANLRSQIDSAIAGNATFDEAVADAKLKAETSPPLFGDGRVDQNNQGAEPTPPDPVLAQVAQGGFAMETSDDPQLVPVGQDGSFALIKTERVVAAAPRPLAQIRELVAADFIRDRQLQAARKAAVAILADVNKGTPITDAMKKTGLALPPLQPLDAVRGQLSQARMQIPPPVQLMFSIAAKKAKMTEAPNGGGYWVVWLDEIQPGNARGNQGLVAQTRSGLSQMIGSEYLEQFVAAARKSVNVKRDEAAIARLKAQLGGQSTGGN
- a CDS encoding GFA family protein; this encodes MREASCRCGAVRVACEGEPVRISVCHCLACQQRTGSAFAAQVRFPAERVTVTGETRVWARTGDSGAAIDYRFCPGCGSTVAYVQREIPDVVAVPIGAFADPDAFPAPWAEVYRERKFGWVEVATGEAPGARTS
- the trpE gene encoding anthranilate synthase component I yields the protein MAPGVEGLDAARAALAEGRPALVWRRQLADTDTPVAAALKLIEPGRGDFLLESVEGGAVRGRHSLIGLAPDLVFRAQGEAAEINANWLTDRAVFAPAAQPTLDAFRALVQSCRMEVPAELPRALACLVGYFGYETIGLVERLPRAANDALGLPDMIFVRPTVILIFDRLADSLFLVAPVWPDAARDAETLLATAAERLDATAARLASAPLPPKAAADAAEVAAQPTIPALDYAAMVARAKDYIAAGDIFQVVLAQRFTAPFALPPIELYRALRRVNPSPFLYFLDLPGFALTGSSPEILVRVRDGDVTIRPIAGTRPRGKTPAEDEANRLSLLADPKERAEHLMLLDLGRNDTGRVAEAGTVKVTDSYTVEFYSHVMHIVSNVVGRLRPDADALDALFAGFPAGTVSGAPKVRACEIIAELERDQRGPYAGGVGYFSPDGSMDSCIVLRTAIVKDGTMHVTAGAGIVADSDPAYEQRECEAKAGALFAAAREAIARAAEPGFGQ
- the tpiA gene encoding triose-phosphate isomerase — its product is MRRKLVVGNWKMHGLKAALPEVAAIARAAVANPGVDVALCVPATLIASAVEVAGRMPVGGQDCHAADQGAHTGCISAAMLAEAGAALTIVGHSERRADQGETDADVKGKAEAAHRHGLNAILCVGETLEQRDAGQAEAVVTAQLTGSLPDGAAADWLAISYEPVWAIGTGRTPTAADVAAMHGAIRAKLAELLGGETAAAMRVLYGGSVNGANAASLLGCADVDGALVGGASLTAEKFVPIIEAAAGL
- a CDS encoding class II 3-deoxy-7-phosphoheptulonate synthase produces the protein MGWSPDSWKNAEARQLPIYPDAAALDAATTQLSSFPPLVFAGEARALTQELAKVARGEAFLLQGGDCAESFAEFHPNNIRDTFRVILQMAVVLTFASKLPTVKLGRMAGQFAKPRSADTETIDGVTLPSYRGDNVNDIAFTPEARIPDPQRMIQGYSQSAATLNLLRAFASGGYANLHQVHKWTLDFMGKSPWSAKFADVADRIGEALDFMQACGIDADSVPQLKGTDFYTSHEALLLPYEQALTRQDSLTGDWYDTSAHFLWIGDRTRFDGSAHVEFLRGIGNPIGMKCGPSLEPDALIRLLDTLNPARTPGRITLITRYGHDKIEDGLPKLVRAVKREGHPVVWSCDPMHGNVVKAANGYKTRPFERILAEVRGFFAVHRAEGTYAGGIHAEMTGQNVTECTGGMIDIGEHDLADRYHTHCDPRLNAGQSLELAFLLAEMLNDEMAERRKAA
- a CDS encoding STAS/SEC14 domain-containing protein — translated: MLTFTPLSPRAIAIVAEGHFTAADVAPALDRLAAILDTTPQLDILADVRGSPSVALGAIVEELKHLPLLIRLIRAVDRVAIVADAEWVRTASRIEGALIPGVHYEVYERKDEAHARAWLLRETDRPRPS